From the genome of Thermodesulfobacteriota bacterium:
GAGAACATGATCCCCGAAGAGTTTCAAAAAACCTCCTCACACAGATTTCGTTCCGCAGATGATCTGGTTTTAAGGGTACTTTACTTTTTCTTCCTAATTGAATCTTATAAAGGAGATCAGATACATGAGACTGTTACCCTGAATTGGGGGCGTAACACTTATTTTAAGAGTTTAAATACATTAACTGGGAAAGAAAGAATGAGCATGTTGTGTGAGTTTAATTAGTTATAGACTTATCAAATGTCACATATGAAAAAAGTCTTATTTGTCCAAACCACTCTTGAACCTCCTGGGGGCGCAAGGATGGTTGCGGCATGGATGATAGAAGCGCTGAAAAAGGATAATTCCGTCTCCATCTTGACCTGGAAACATCCTGATTTCGAAGAGGTAAACCGATTTTATGGCACTTCGTTAAACGAGTCTGAACTCGGTGTCCACTCCGTCAACCCTGCTTTACGTAGCATTATAGACTTAGACCCTGATCCCGCAACTATTCAGAGGCAGAGCTACCTGATGCGCTTATCCAAGAAATTGAACAGCAAATATGATGTAGTAATTTCCGCCGAGAATGAAATAGACCTGGGGTGTCGGGGAATACAGTATTTTCACTATCCTTATTTGTACGGAAAGATTAAGCCAGATATTGATTTGCCACGTCATCGAAGGTTCTGGGAAACTTTGAAGGGCAGTTACAGGCCCTGGATGCTGCTCTCCGGGTTTTCCTATAGTCGAATGGTAAATAATCTTACACTTGTTAACTCAGATTGGACTGGGAATAAGGTTAGGGAATTTTACGGGATTAGCCCTATAACACTTTATCCTCCGATTCCTGGTACATTCCCCGATATTCATTGGAATAATAGGGAAAACGGATTTGTCTGTATCGGGAGATTCTGCCCCGGGAAGAATTTTGAAACGATAATAAAGATTCTTACGAAGGTCAGAGCGAGAATTCCGGATATTCATTTACATGTCATTGGAACCCCTAGCCCATTCGCAGGTGAGAATGAATATTACTCAAAGCTTATGAGAGTTGTGAGAGAAAATTCACCTTGGGTTCTTTTACACGAAAACTTATCGAGAGAGAAGCTTATAAATCTGATTTCCAGGCACAGGTACGGAATTCACGCAAACATAGAGGAACATTTTGGGATTGCAGTAGGGGAGATGATCAAAGCGGGGTGTATAGTCTTTGTTCATAACAGCGGGGGACAGGTGGAGATTGTTGGAGGGGATGAACGTTTGGTTTATAGGACTGAAGGGGAAGCAGTCGAGAAGATTGTGCGCGTGATGGGCAATCCGGATGAGCAAATGTCATTAATTGATTACTTGAACTCAAGGAAAGAAATGTTCTCAACAGAGAGATTCATGCGTGATATTCAGGAAATCGTAAGGCAATTCCAGGGGGATAAATGATGACTTTAGAAAAGGTGACCATATCGGGCTTTATGATATTGAAAAACGCCGTATCGCAGGGATACCCATTTTTAGAGGCAATCGTGGCTGCGTTCCCCATATGTGATGAGTTCCTTATATCCGATGGCTATTCTTCAGATGAAACATGGGAGGCCTTGCAGAGTTTAAAAAGTAGATACCCGGGCAAAGTCAGACTTTTCAGAGACGAATGGGGAGACAAAACGGAGAGGGGCGAAATCCTTGCGACGATGACCAATCTTTTAAAGGAGAGATGTACTGGCATTTACTGTCTTTATGTTCAAGCCAACGAGATAATACATGAATCATCACTAGAAGAACTCAGGAACCTCCCCGTTCTTTACCCTGACGTGGAGATGTTCAGGTTGCCGTTCTATAACGTCATGGGGGGCAGGCTGCTTTGGATTGTGGATTTTAGGAGGAGGCTGTTTAAAAACAAGGAATATATAATCTCAAAAGGCGATGCCTATGATGTCGGTTACGACCCCAAGCGTTTTATGTTTCGCCCGCGTAAACTAATGGATTATTTGCTGTACGCGAAGGGGGAGCACACCTACTACTTACCCCAGCCGTTCTACAGGTATCGGGCGATTTTTCCTGTGAACTACTTGAATAAGCTCGAATCAAGGGCGGGTTTATATAAGAGAAATAACCTGGCTTATATGTGGAATAAGGAGTATCTCCATGCCAAAAATGCCTTTGAAGGGAGTTAACCGACAACCCAGAAATCATGAACCATCTACTGGATAAGTGGGAATACGATTTACAGGATAATTTGAATATGCTGCGTTCTGCGCAGGGCGATATATCTACTGGTTGAAGTGATGAGATATGGGGATTTGGAATTGCCCGGTATAAGCGCATAGCTAATTTCATAAACATCCCCAATGAAGAAAGTTCTACTTGTCCAATCCACACTGCAACCCCCGGGCGGCGGTAACGCAGTTGCCGTCTGGATCATCGAGGCACTAAAGGGGGAGTATGATATATCGGTACTGACCAGTGCCCCGCCCAATGTTGACCTGCTTAATCGGTATTATGGGACATCTCTCAGCCCGTCCGATTTCAAGGTTTACTGTGTGCCTCGGCTCTTGCGCCGTCTGGCTGATCTCGATCGCTTCGGTGTACAAAGGATCTCTCTTCTCATGCGTATCTGTAAGATTGTGAAGGATAGATTTGACGTTGTCATCACCGCAAGTAACGAGATTGACTTTGGACGCAAAGGAATCCAGTACGTTCACTATCCCTGGCTACATATACATGAGAAAAGACGCCCATCGGCTGTCGATCTTCCATGGTATCAACACCTATGGACCCTAGTCTGTGGACGATACCAGCCCTGGAGAGTCATATCCGGCTATTCATTTGAGAGTATGAAAAAGAACCTCACCTTGGTAAATTCCGACTGGACCGGAAGCAAGTGCAGAGAATTTTATGGAATTGAGACGATGACGGTATATCCTCCAGTTCCCGGTCTCTTTCCGGATGTGCCCTGGGAGGATAGAGAGAATGGTTTTGTATGCATTGGGAGGATTTCTGGTGAGAAGAGATTAGAGAATATAATAGATATATTGTCGGAAGTGAGGTCGCATGGTGAGGATATTCATTTACACATCATTGGAACCCCGGGTTATGACATGAGTTACTACAAACGGGTAGTTAAGAAGGTACGAGATAATGCATCTTGGGTTTTTCTAAATGAGAATCTATCGCGTGAGGAACTCATACGACTCATCTCAGGGCACAGGTATGGGATTCATGGAATGCCACGTGAGCACTTTGGTATTGCCGTTGCCGAGATGCTAAAGGCGGGCTGTATTGTATTTGTTCCTAATTGTGGCGGACAGGTGGAAATCGTAGGAAGGGATGATCGGCTGTTATACGAGACAGACAAGGAGGCAGTCGAAAAGATCTTATGTGTAATGGGCAATTCGGATGAGCAGAAATCGCTCCGCGATTATCTAACTTCGAGAAAGGAGATGTTTTCCTCAGAGACATTCATGTGCCGCATCCGGGAAATAGTAAGGCGATCCTAGAGCCTTTCTCAAATTATGCAAAGAGGATGAAGAGTGTAAAAGAAATCAAGGTTAAGTTCCGGGGTTTTATAGAGGATCATTTCTATCTGCTCAATGCAAGGTGGAGCCTTAAAAAGAAAATTTATCTAATATCCTATTTCCGTTCCGGCAGTACTTTATTAAGAACTTACTTCTCTATACTTCAAGGCCGACCTCAGTTAAGCATATATAAGGGAGACGTGATACGTCAGGAGGATAAACCCCTAACGAACGCCTTAGATCATATTAACTTAATTAAAAGCCATACATTTAATCCCGAATATATAGATATAGTGTATATCATCAGGGACGGACGCAATGCCATGATCTCTAACCTTTATATGGAGTTTCTTTGGGGAGGTCATAATTTCTCCAAACCGAGGGATATATATGAAGGAATACGTTATCTATCCGAGAAGGGACATTTCTGGGGAGACCACGTTAGAGAAGCACTATATGAGTCTGCCAAAAAGAACGTGTTATTTATTAGATACGAGGACTTAATAAATAACCCTTCAGATACACTGAAGAAGATATTAAATTTCATGGATGTGGATTTGCCCAATGATACCATCGGTAGATGTATCGGGCTTGCTAAAGAGAGAAAATCCTATTTTGAAAATCCTCATAATGGATATGTGTATGAACCGGAAGAGGATTCAATATATTACCTCTTGAAGAAACACAGGGCTCAGGATTATTGGAAAGTTATATTTGACGATAAAACAAAAAGGTATTTCCATGAAAGGGGAGGCACAGAGTTTCTGCTGAGATTTGGATATGAAAAGTCGGAGGATTGGTGGAAACGCTAAAATGGTTTCAGAAGCATATTACAATGTAGCGCTCCTTAAATGGGATGATAGTCCCGGGGATATAGAATCCGCGATCCACTACGAATTAACTAATCTAGGACATCGAACGGTTTATTTCAAATTCGACGAGGCGATTCCTCGGGGCGTAGATGTCGTATTCTCATTTGCGCCATATCGTGAATTCTTACAAATTCCGCGCCAGCTCGACGGTGTGCCTAGTAAGGAACGACCGACCTTCGTGCACTGGAATACAGAGGGACTCGTTAATCTCAGCATACCGTACCGGGTGGGTATGGTAATCGGGGCCTTCCGTTCCTGGGTAGGGCGGTTAAATGATTCCAACAGAAGCTTGGCTAAAACCCTGTTGCGTTATTCGCCTCTGTATTTAATAAACTCTGGCATGCGGGGGTCTCTGCGTTTAGGAGACTACTATTATGCCCATCGGAGGGGTTGGCTCGACGTTTTTGCGGACATATCCGCCGTATATGCCAGGGGGTTTTCCGAGCACGGCTTGCCCGCGATCCATGCCCCTTTCGGTGCGTCTCCGCTCTGGTATGCGGATCTCAACCTTGAACGGGATATAGATGTCCTATGGATGGGTATGCGTGGAACGAGGCGCCGGAGTAAAATACTCGACCAATTGCAGGAGAAGCTAAATACCTGTGGTGTGCGGTTTCATATAGCCGATGGAATCAAAAACCCCTTTATTTTCGGAGAAGCACGCACCCGACTTTTGAACCGCGCAAAAATCACAGTAAACATCCTCAGAACCTGGTGGTCTGAGAATTCACTCAGGTTTGCTTTTGCCGCTCCAAACAGGTCTCTGATTGTTTCAGAGAGGGTTCTACCGCACTCCCCCGCCTATAAGCCGGGCATCCATTATGTCTCGGTGCCTGTGGAGAAGCTGGCGGAGTCCATACTTTACTATCTGGATCACCAGGAAGAGAGGCTTCGTATCGTCGAGAACGCCTACCATTTTGCTACAAAGGAAATGACGTTCGGAAACAGCATCAGGGTCATCATGGAGGCCGTGAATAAGAAGCGAGTGGCTATAGCTTAGGATACTTTTCTGAACCTCAGCCCAACCGATCAATCCGTCGGCGGAAGAATGACACAATGCCGCAAGATACATATTAAAGCATCGCCTGAATGGAGCTAAGTGATTGAGCGTAATTGGTGGTCGAAAATGCAGATATTAAACTGTATTTATAATATTACATGATGAGAATGCCTAACTTTCTTATTTTATAGGAGCGCCGAGATCCGGCACGACGACTTTCTATAAGGTTTGGGACTTGATTTTAGGAGAGTTTAGACAAAGAAATCTAAGAAAGCCAGAGCTTCAGACTGAGATGCGTGAGTGGTTGATTGAATATTACCGGGACGATATATTACGGACTCAGGACATTCTGAGGTGCGATCTTTCGCACCAGCTGGAGAAACCCGTAAGGACAAATAAAAATAATCCTGAGGCTTCATAAATGCTATTTCGCATTCTTATACCGACTCTCGAGAACAGAAAGGAACAATTTCATAGATTGTATGAGAAACTGAGTAATCAGATAAATGGCACTTCTCTTGGTGGTGTTAAGCGTATTCTTCGGTAGGCTGCAAAGGTGCCTTCCGAATGGATTACTTACCCTATATTTGCATACAGCGCTTCTGTCCTGGACATATTTCGTCAATGTATTGACACAGTCAAGCAACAGTGATATATCCTCTGCTCTTAAAAACAACCACTCATTTTTCATGAGAATGGAGGAGGGTAGGCGGCTATGGAATATAGAGATAGAGTTCTCATATTAACCCCGGTAAAAGATGCCGAGGGGTTCTTAGAAACCTATGTTCGATCCCTCTATCAATTAACCTATCCCCATGGATTGATCTCGATTGGATTCTTGGAAAGCGATAGCGTAGACAATACCTATATTGAGCTGGAGAAAAGACTCCCTGAGTTAAGAAGGAACTTCCGGTCGGCTGGATTATGGAAAAAGGATTTTGGATTTCATATACCACTTGGCACTCCCAGGTGGGCTGGGCACATCCAAATAGAGAGAAGAACTATACTCGCAAGGAGCCGAAACCGCCTCCTTTTTCACGCACTTGATGACGAGGATTGGGTCCTGTGGATAGATGTTGATGTGATTGAGTATCCTCCTGATATTATAGAAAGACTTTTAGCAACCGGCAAAGATATTGTACAGCCAAACTGTGTCAAGCAGTATGGTGGCATAAGCCATGATTTGAACGCCTGGAGAGATAAAGGAAAATTACACATGCATGACCTAAGAAATGAGGGTGATCTTGTAAAATTACACGCTGTGGGTGGGACCATGCTTTTAATAAAAGCGGATATTCATAGAGACGGGCTGATTTTCCCTCCATTTCTATATGGCAAGAAAAATCCACTTATTAGAAGAAACAATTATTTTCTAAGAAAAAGAGACATACTAAAGAGAGCTTTACTAAACGCCCTAGACCGGATAAGAGAAAAGAACATGTCGCCAGTAAAAAGAGACATTCTACATATACTGAGCGGAGGATATATGGGAGAGATAGAAACAGAGGGTTTAGGGATGATGGCTCATGATATGGGGTATGAGTGTTGGGGGATGCCGAATCTGGAGATTAGGCACAGAGATTAATCAGGAATCCTTAATGGACCTTGTGTTAAGAAAATCCTAATAGTGAGAAAGCTATCGATATGACGTTGGTGCACATGGTCAAAGATTGGAGTTGGCCTGATCTAATGCGGCGAACCCCCGGGCAGAAAGGAGCCTGGGGGCGTTTCACCAGACACCTGGCCGCTGGGCATGGATACGCGAGCAAGGTGGCTAGCGGCGTAAAAACGGCGGTAGTTAAATGGCACCTTTTTTCCCGATGCTGCTTTCCTTGTTTGAAGTATCTGGAATAGACCCGTTAGATGGAGTAAGATGGCTCAACGCTTTTTCATTCGGGGCGAATATTCTGTTGGTTGGATTTCTGCTTCACTATTTCACGAAAGGATCCATCTACACTTCGATTCTGAGCTCCCTCTTGATGTTGACCTCAACCGTTATGCTTCGATGGCTTGGACCGAGCTTTTTTTATTTTCTCCGGCTTTCTGGGGTTATTTCTGCTAACTCTTTATAGTCAAGGTAAAAGCCTTTCCCGTCTGATTGTCGGCTCTCTGGCGATTGCCCTCGCCTGCTTGGATTGGCTTTATATAGGAATCGCCCTAGTTGCTACAGGAATCCTCTTTATAGCCTTCATCAGTGACCAAGAAGTATCATCAAAGAATCATTGATTCCTTGCTATTTGTCGCTATAATCGAATGAAGATGCCGAATTTTCTTATCATGGAATCACCCCGGTCGGGTAGGACTGATTAAAATGAAGGTAATTATCAACGACGATCGACAAATACTCTTCAGTATTCTGATTCCCACCCTGGAAGACAGAAAAGAACAGTTCGATAAATTGTATGGGA
Proteins encoded in this window:
- a CDS encoding glycosyltransferase, whose amino-acid sequence is MVAAWMIEALKKDNSVSILTWKHPDFEEVNRFYGTSLNESELGVHSVNPALRSIIDLDPDPATIQRQSYLMRLSKKLNSKYDVVISAENEIDLGCRGIQYFHYPYLYGKIKPDIDLPRHRRFWETLKGSYRPWMLLSGFSYSRMVNNLTLVNSDWTGNKVREFYGISPITLYPPIPGTFPDIHWNNRENGFVCIGRFCPGKNFETIIKILTKVRARIPDIHLHVIGTPSPFAGENEYYSKLMRVVRENSPWVLLHENLSREKLINLISRHRYGIHANIEEHFGIAVGEMIKAGCIVFVHNSGGQVEIVGGDERLVYRTEGEAVEKIVRVMGNPDEQMSLIDYLNSRKEMFSTERFMRDIQEIVRQFQGDK
- a CDS encoding glycosyltransferase family 4 protein, which encodes MKKVLLVQSTLQPPGGGNAVAVWIIEALKGEYDISVLTSAPPNVDLLNRYYGTSLSPSDFKVYCVPRLLRRLADLDRFGVQRISLLMRICKIVKDRFDVVITASNEIDFGRKGIQYVHYPWLHIHEKRRPSAVDLPWYQHLWTLVCGRYQPWRVISGYSFESMKKNLTLVNSDWTGSKCREFYGIETMTVYPPVPGLFPDVPWEDRENGFVCIGRISGEKRLENIIDILSEVRSHGEDIHLHIIGTPGYDMSYYKRVVKKVRDNASWVFLNENLSREELIRLISGHRYGIHGMPREHFGIAVAEMLKAGCIVFVPNCGGQVEIVGRDDRLLYETDKEAVEKILCVMGNSDEQKSLRDYLTSRKEMFSSETFMCRIREIVRRS
- a CDS encoding sulfotransferase domain-containing protein, with the protein product MIRQEDKPLTNALDHINLIKSHTFNPEYIDIVYIIRDGRNAMISNLYMEFLWGGHNFSKPRDIYEGIRYLSEKGHFWGDHVREALYESAKKNVLFIRYEDLINNPSDTLKKILNFMDVDLPNDTIGRCIGLAKERKSYFENPHNGYVYEPEEDSIYYLLKKHRAQDYWKVIFDDKTKRYFHERGGTEFLLRFGYEKSEDWWKR
- a CDS encoding glycosyltransferase gives rise to the protein MVSEAYYNVALLKWDDSPGDIESAIHYELTNLGHRTVYFKFDEAIPRGVDVVFSFAPYREFLQIPRQLDGVPSKERPTFVHWNTEGLVNLSIPYRVGMVIGAFRSWVGRLNDSNRSLAKTLLRYSPLYLINSGMRGSLRLGDYYYAHRRGWLDVFADISAVYARGFSEHGLPAIHAPFGASPLWYADLNLERDIDVLWMGMRGTRRRSKILDQLQEKLNTCGVRFHIADGIKNPFIFGEARTRLLNRAKITVNILRTWWSENSLRFAFAAPNRSLIVSERVLPHSPAYKPGIHYVSVPVEKLAESILYYLDHQEERLRIVENAYHFATKEMTFGNSIRVIMEAVNKKRVAIA